In Papaver somniferum cultivar HN1 chromosome 1, ASM357369v1, whole genome shotgun sequence, a genomic segment contains:
- the LOC113347780 gene encoding uncharacterized protein LOC113347780, translating into MSLSKVNFKILDISGKNYLSWVLDAEVHLGASSLDKTITKDNKESQEYRSKALIFIRHHLDESLKSQYLTMKNPYTMWTELKDSETITDADLLEKTYSTFHASNILLQQQYRESQFKKYSDLISCLLVAEQNNELLLKNHQIHPTGSTVALEMNATESRSNAPKSRGKGHGRWLGPEKPNNKKKADNNSYHRKGKNNVFPKHKGESSRSHSKRYESVCRHCGSPRHWANVCRTARHLVDLYQASIKQKEKKAETNFSQYDIPMDIAHLDISDFKNDENEIEDMDSFLKDI; encoded by the exons ATGTCTCTTTCAAAGGTGAACTTCAAAATCCTTGACATATCCGGCAAGAATTATTTGTCTTGGGTTCTAGATGCAGAGGTACATCTGGGTGCTAGCTCACTTGATAAGACTATTACTAAGGACAATAAGGAGTCCCAAGAATATCGCTCAAAAGCATTAATTTTTATTCGTCATCACTTAGACGAATCTTTGAAGTCCCAGTATCTTACGATGAAAAACCCGTACACTATGTGGACAGAGCTGAAGGATAG TGAAACTATTACTGATGCTGATCTTTTGGAGAAGACTTACTCCACCTTTCATGCTTCAAACATTTTGCTTCAACAACAATATCGTGAAAGTCAGTTTAAGAAATACTCCGATCTTATCTCTTGCCTTCTAGTAGCTGAGCAGAATAATGAGTTATTACTCAAGAACCATCAAATCCACCCAACAGGTTCAACAGTTGCTCTAGAGATGAACGCTACAGAAAGTCGTAGCAATGCTCCTAAAAGCCGTGGGAAAGGACACGGACGTTGGTTAGGTCCTGAAAAgcccaacaacaagaagaaggctGATAATAATTCCTATCATCGGAAGGGGAAGAACAATGTGTTCCCAAAACACAAAGGCGAAAGCTCACGAAGCCATTCAAAGCGCTATGAATCTGTCTGTCGCCATTGTGGTTCACCAAGGCACTGGGCAAATGTTTGTCGTACTGCAAGGCACCTTGTTGATCTTTATCAGGCGTCTATTAAACAAAAGGAAAAGAAGGCTGAAACCAATTTTTCCCAATATGACATACCAATGGATATTGCCCATCTTGATATTTCTGACTTCAagaatgatgaaaatgagattgaAGACATGGATTCCTTCCTCAAGGATATCTGA